A single window of Salvia splendens isolate huo1 chromosome 6, SspV2, whole genome shotgun sequence DNA harbors:
- the LOC121809383 gene encoding berberine bridge enzyme-like 15, translated as MNPHSHTSIILASFLLLLSISTAAKPPPIQDSFPKCVAKHTHTFTPSNTSFAAQTSLYTSLLHSTAQNLRCLLPSMPKPLLIFTPLTESHVQAAVLCAAKLRVHLRLRSGGHDYEGLSYTSELKSPPPFILLDLGKLRAVDVDLRSSTAWAQAGATIGELYYRISEKSKTHGFPAGLCTSLGVGGHITGGAYGPMMRKYGLGADNAVDARIVDANGNILDRKSMGEETFWAIRGGGGGSFGVILAWKVRLVRVPPIVTVFTVPRTIEQGATKILHKWQQIADKIDENLFIRVIIQPVPAPGNRTIMTAYNAVYLGRSSSLLRVMSSKFPELGVTRNDTREMSWIESVVYMGSFPEGTPTAVLLSGKPAFVNYFKAKSDFVKAAVPEAGLEGLWRVMLEEESPLTIWNPFGGKMSRIPEGEIAFPHRKGVVFMAQYVTTWRSEKVDVGKRYEWMHKLYDYMAQFASKNPREAYVNYRDVEIGMNRGVNCSSGEGREWGSKYFKGNFERLVQVKARVDPHDFFWHEQTIPTSLYK; from the coding sequence ATGAATCCTCACAGTCACACCTCAATAATCCTCGCCTCTTTTCTACTCCTACTCTCCATCTCAACCGCCGCTAAACCCCCTCCAATCCAAGACTCCTTCCCCAAATGCGTAGCCAAACACACCCATACATTCACACCTTCAAACACCTCCTTCGCCGCCCAAACCTCTCTCTACACCTCCCTTTTACACTCCACCGCCCAAAACCTCCGTTGCCTGCTCCCCTCCATGCCCAAGCCGCTCCTCATCTTCACTCCGCTAACCGAATCCCACGTCCAAGCCGCCGTCCTCTGCGCCGCCAAGCTCCGTGTCCACCTCCGCCTCCGCAGCGGCGGCCACGACTACGAGGGCCTTTCCTACACGTCCGAACTCAAATCCCCGCCCCCGTTCATCCTCCTCGACCTCGGCAAGCTCCGCGCCGTCGACGTCGACCTCCGCTCCAGCACCGCGTGGGCCCAGGCCGGCGCCACCATCGGCGAGCTCTACTACCGGATTTCCGAGAAGAGCAAAACGCACGGCTTCCCCGCCGGGCTCTGCACCAGCCTCGGCGTCGGCGGCCACATCACCGGCGGCGCGTACGGCCCGATGATGCGGAAGTACGGCCTCGGAGCCGACAATGCCGTCGACGCCAGAATCGTCGACGCCAACGGAAACATCCTGGATCGGAAATCCATGGGAGAGGAAACGTTCTGGGCGAtcagaggcggcggcggcggaagcTTTGGAGTTATATTAGCATGGAAGGTTCGGCTCGTCAGGGTCCCACCCATCGTAACGGTTTTCACCGTACCGCGCACGATAGAACAAGGCGCGACAAAAATTTTACACAAATGGCAGCAAATCGCTGACAAAATCGATGAGAATCTTTTTATCAGAGTAATAATCCAGCCTGTCCCGGCGCCAGGTAACAGGACGATTATGACCGCGTACAACGCGGTGTACCTAGGCCGATCCAGCTCGCTTCTCAGAGTCATGAGCTCGAAATTCCCGGAGCTGGGGGTGACGAGGAACGACACGAGGGAGATGAGCTGGATCGAGTCGGTGGTGTACATGGGGAGCTTCCCCGAGGGGACTCCGACAGCAGTGCTGCTGTCGGGGAAGCCGGCGTTCGTGAACTACTTCAAGGCGAAGTCGGATTTCGTGAAGGCGGCGGTGCCGGAGGCGGGGCTGGAGGGGCTGTGGAGGGTGATGCTGGAGGAGGAGTCGCCGCTGACGATATGGAATCCGTTTGGGGGGAAAATGAGCCGGATTCCGGAGGGGGAGATCGCGTTCCCGCACCGGAAGGGGGTGGTGTTCATGGCGCAGTATGTGACGACGTGGCGGAGCGAGAAGGTGGATGTGGGGAAGCGGTACGAGTGGATGCACAAGCTCTATGACTATATGGCGCAGTTTGCGTCCAAGAATCCGAGGGAGGCGTATGTCAACTACAGAGACGTGGAGATCGGGATGAACAGAGGGGTTAATTGCAGCTCCGGTGAGGGTAGGGAATGGGGGAGTAAGTATTTTAAGGGTAATTTTGAGAGATTGGTGCAGGTGAAGGCTAGAGTGGATCCGCATGATTTTTTTTGGCATGAACAGACCATTCCTACCTCGCTCTACAAATAA
- the LOC121809711 gene encoding peroxidase 25-like: MECLHLVLMVAMTTVVVMYGEGDLKTGFYSSSCPKSESIVRSTVEKYLDKDPTLAAALLRLHFHDCFVQGCDASVLIDSPSSERKAFPNLGLRGFQVIDGAKSQLEAACPGVVSCADILALAARDAVDLSGGPSWGVPTGRRDGRVSLSSDASNLPGPADSVAVQRQKFAAKGLDDHDLVTLVGAHTIGQTDCLFFRYRLYNFTVTGSADPSITQAFLQPLQTLCPKAGDGSQRVGLDKDSELKFDVSFFKNVRDGYGILESDQRLWGDASTRRVVENYAGNVRGLLGVRFNFEFPKAMIKMSTIDVKTGAQGEIRKICSNFN; the protein is encoded by the exons atggaGTGTCTACACTTAGTTTTGATGGTGGCGATGACGACGGTGGTGGTAATGTATGGCGAGGGCGATTTAAAGACCGGCTTCTACTCTTCATCGTGCCCAAAATCCGAGTCGATCGTGCGGTCCACCGTGGAGAAGTACTTGGACAAAGACCCCACTCTTGCTGCTGCCTTGCTTCGCCTCCATTTTCATGATTGTTTTGTTCAA GGTTGCGACGCGTCGGTTCTGATCGATTCGCCTTCATCAGAGAGAAAAGCGTTTCCTAATCTGGGGCTGAGAGGCTTCCAAGTGATTGATGGTGCCAAGTCTCAGCTTGAGGCCGCATGCCCTGGCGTCGTCTCCTGCGCTGATATCCTCGCACTGGCTGCTCGCGACGCGGTCGATTTA AGTGGTGGCCCAAGCTGGGGAGTGCCGACTGGGAGAAGAGACGGCCGCGTTTCTTTGTCGTCCGATGCCTCCAACTTGCCCGGCCCTGCGGACTCTGTTGCTGTCCAGAGGCAGAAGTTTGCAGCCAAAGGCCTAGATGACCATGATCTTGTCACACTAGTTG GAGCACATACGATAGGGCAAACGGACTGTCTGTTCTTTCGATATCGACTCTACAACTTCACTGTAACGGGGAGTGCGGATCCGAGCATAACCCAAGCGTTCCTGCAGCCGTTGCAAACGCTCTGCCCAAAAGCCGGCGATGGCTCGCAGAGAGTGGGTCTTGACAAAGACAGCGAGCTGAAATTTGATGTCAGTTTCTTCAAAAACGTTCGAGATGGCTATGGCATTCTGGAGTCGGACCAGAGGCTGTGGGGCGACGCGTCCACGCGACGAGTGGTGGAGAATTATGCGGGGAATGTGAGAGGTTTGCTTGGTGTTAGGTTCAATTTTGAGTTCCCAAAAGCTATGATCAAAATGAGCACCATCGATGTCAAGACTGGTGCTCAAGGGGAGATTAGAAAGATATGTTCCAACTTCAATTGA
- the LOC121808825 gene encoding U-box domain-containing protein 8-like has translation MDLALGFRSGLVKTYDRDSIQKWIEDGNATCPQTGKRIQSLAMLIQDNVRKDMISSWFENPSLNNEFQQADFQATMEINLTAETLEGQRELFERLRRLTKENHAFRKHFVESAAVHVPTLFNGLCLAIAASRNSIFLDDLRESLIATLTNTAMSRGWLQTMDVWDDIRFRTVAASAIKTLQGTDS, from the exons ATGGATTTGGCTTTGGGGTTTCGAAGTGGACTGGTTAAG ACATATGACCGTGATTCCATTCAGAAGTGGATTGAGGATGGGAATGCTACATGTCCTCAAACTGGGAAGAGGATACAGTCGTTGGCTATGCTAATCCAAGACAATGTACGCAAAGATATGATATCTAGCTGGTTTGAAAATCCTTCACTCAACAATGAGTTCCAACAGGCTGATTTCCAGGCCACAATGGAAATAAACTTAACAGCCGAGACATTGGAAGGCCAGAGGGAACTTTTCGAGAGATTGCGTCGCTTAACAAAGGAGAATCATGCATTTCGGAAGCATTTTGTTGAATCAGCTGCTGTTCATGTCCCAACACTATTCAATGGCCTCTGTTTAGCTATTGCTGCCTCTAGAAACAGCATCTTTCTGGATGATCTTCGTGAGTCCCTTATTGCCACTCTTACGAACACAGCTATGTCAAGAGGTTGGTTGCAAACAATGGATGTTTGGGATGATATAAGGTTTCGGACAGTAGCTGCTAGTGCCATTAAGACGCTGCAAGGAACAGATTCGTGA
- the LOC121808826 gene encoding U-box domain-containing protein 9-like → MASSTAASKAFPVGLPSSEELVVSSSWFILTYDRDSIQKWIEDGNATCPQTGKRIQSLAMLIQDNVRKDMISSWFENPSLNNEFQQADFQATMEINLTAETLEGQRELFERLRRLTKENHAFRKHFVESAAVHVPTLFNGLCLAIAASRNAICSDNIKRLVANKPHRIGIIAEAMDVRGDIRFRTVAASAIKTLSTLDLFKEQVLEAHKGLSGSLRGVMVYLKGMLEVCDVLAVEEAVGAIINLCSVPGNMKHALNCGTIGVIMNNIKYKVFPGYMLQVLAMFSTNKIVIEEIVRCEAISFLFKIIKGDSSPHNRENCVTIMHEIVTRTNSMTDQIRCQEKTHRLLASLVKEGTPFAQTKARDILAKIFPRNMRERKLKGE, encoded by the exons atggcctcttcaacggctgcatctaaggcaTTCCCGGTCGGACTACCTTCCTCCGAGGAACTAGTggtgtcgtcgtcgtggttcattttg ACATATGACCGTGATTCCATTCAGAAGTGGATTGAGGATGGGAATGCTACATGTCCTCAAACTGGGAAGAGGATACAGTCGTTGGCTATGCTAATCCAAGACAATGTACGCAAAGATATGATATCTAGCTGGTTTGAAAATCCTTCACTCAACAATGAGTTCCAACAGGCTGATTTCCAGGCCACAATGGAAATAAACTTAACAGCCGAGACATTGGAAGGCCAGAGGGAACTTTTCGAGAGATTGCGTCGCTTAACAAAGGAGAATCATGCATTTCGGAAGCATTTTGTTGAATCAGCTGCTGTTCATGTCCCAACACTATTCAATGGCCTCTGCTTAGCTATTGCTGCCTCTAGAAACG CTATCTGCAGTGACAATATCAAGAGGCTGGTGGCAAACAAGCCTCATCGTATTGGAATTATTGCTGAAGCAATGGATGTTAGGGGTGATATAAGGTTTAGGACAGTAGCTGCTAGTGCCATTAAGACGCTGTCCACTCTCGACTTATTCAAGGAACAGGTTCTTGAAGCACATAAGGGTCTTTCTGGGTCCCTACGAGGTGTAATGGTGTACCTCAAGGGCATGTTGGAGGTATGTGATGTTTTGGCAGTGGAAGAGGCGGTCGGCGCTATAATTAATCTGTGTTCCGTCCCAGGTAACATGAAACATGCTCTTAATTGTGGTACGATTGGCGTGATCATGAATAATATTAAGTACAAGGTGTTTCCGGGTTATATGTTGCAAGTTCTAGCAATGTTTTCGACTAACAAGATTGTGATTGAGGAGATAGTTAGGTGCGAAGCAATCAGCTTCTTGTTCAAAATCATAAAGGGTGACTCTAGTCCGCACAACAGAGAGAATTGCGTGACTATCATGCATGAGATCGTCACTCGTACCAACTCCATGACTGACCAAATCAGATGCCAAGAGAAGACTCATCGTCTGTTGGCTAGCCTTGTTAAGGAAGGCACTCCATTTGCCCAAACCAAGGCTCGTGACATCCTTGCGAAGATATTCCCTAGGaacatgagagagagaaagcTGAAGGGTGAATAA